The following coding sequences lie in one Xanthomonas hortorum pv. pelargonii genomic window:
- a CDS encoding esterase/lipase family protein, translating into MVTVQSHSSGDYIARTRGDVLSTGALSQASSETQQVAGLQPKACRSDPLPCLQQLTSVAGIGEERRLATQAELWTAHAIALGGRDPTTMSDAAVDAWLEAARHAYAYLFFSARPPSARAFENRQTQVRDYYNYAVQQVIERLFARAQQTGQNEREPTTLGRWQVAIDMSAYRLPGGGNTPRAIFAASALRFNGLRSSYRRDGFGAELVAELVAEVDPQVVGDPAGLALQQAATAVASPERPLPTFSEMPYAPATLLLRFEGETLDAVLRGNIATVVPYDPYRQNEVVLHDQRVPLAANFTAAYGLWLAKSGFAAQSLRSMLGSARGIDRPHLYLMQPYDPDRRVLLMLHGLASSPEAWVNVANEVMGDETLRQRYQIWQVYYPTNAPVAVNRAEIQALVERSLQHFDPAGTAIASHDMVLIGHSMGGVIGRLLVSSSGDTLWNSLLENYRLEGERGARVRAKLSPLLHFSPLPQVDRAIFIAAPHRGTPLAEGGLGRFVGRLVRLPIALLDRFGDVLQDLANSERDGQGGGPRRKGRLLPPTSIDNLRDTDPFVRASMDLPISPQVHYHTIVGREKPQVPLADSDDGLVPYRSAHLQGAESELVVTSWHSVQETPQAILEIRRILHAQLQAEEAGNTSAHGAQGEIPAAPSATF; encoded by the coding sequence ATGGTCACGGTGCAATCGCACAGCAGCGGCGATTACATCGCGCGCACGCGCGGGGATGTGCTCAGCACCGGCGCGTTGAGCCAGGCCAGCAGCGAGACCCAGCAGGTGGCCGGGCTGCAACCCAAGGCCTGCCGCAGCGACCCGTTGCCATGCCTGCAGCAACTCACCAGCGTGGCGGGCATCGGCGAGGAGCGCCGTCTGGCAACGCAAGCCGAGCTATGGACCGCGCATGCGATTGCATTAGGCGGGCGCGACCCGACAACGATGAGCGACGCTGCAGTCGACGCCTGGCTGGAAGCCGCGCGGCATGCGTACGCGTACCTGTTTTTCAGCGCCCGCCCGCCCAGTGCACGTGCGTTCGAAAATCGCCAGACGCAGGTGCGCGACTACTACAACTACGCCGTGCAGCAGGTGATCGAACGCCTGTTCGCACGCGCGCAGCAGACCGGCCAAAACGAGCGCGAACCGACCACCTTGGGCCGCTGGCAGGTGGCGATCGACATGTCTGCGTATCGGTTGCCGGGCGGCGGCAACACGCCACGCGCAATCTTCGCCGCCTCGGCCTTGCGCTTCAATGGGCTGCGCAGCTCCTATCGGCGCGATGGCTTCGGTGCCGAGCTGGTGGCCGAGCTGGTGGCCGAGGTGGACCCGCAAGTGGTCGGCGATCCTGCCGGGCTGGCCTTGCAACAAGCCGCCACTGCAGTCGCATCGCCAGAGCGGCCGTTGCCCACTTTCAGCGAGATGCCGTACGCACCGGCCACGCTGCTGCTGCGTTTCGAAGGCGAGACGCTGGATGCCGTGCTACGCGGCAACATCGCCACCGTGGTGCCGTACGACCCGTATCGCCAGAACGAAGTGGTGTTGCACGATCAGCGCGTGCCGCTGGCGGCCAACTTCACTGCGGCCTATGGCTTGTGGCTGGCCAAATCCGGCTTCGCTGCGCAGTCGTTGCGGTCGATGCTGGGCAGCGCGCGCGGTATCGATCGCCCGCATCTGTATCTGATGCAGCCCTACGATCCCGATCGACGCGTGCTGCTGATGCTGCACGGGCTGGCCAGCAGCCCGGAAGCCTGGGTCAATGTGGCCAACGAGGTGATGGGCGATGAAACGCTACGCCAGCGCTACCAGATCTGGCAGGTGTATTACCCGACCAACGCGCCGGTCGCGGTCAACCGTGCGGAAATCCAGGCATTGGTGGAGCGCAGCCTGCAGCACTTCGACCCGGCCGGCACGGCCATCGCATCGCACGACATGGTATTGATCGGCCACAGCATGGGCGGGGTGATCGGGCGCTTGCTGGTGTCGTCTTCCGGCGACACGTTGTGGAATTCATTGCTGGAAAACTACCGGCTGGAAGGCGAGCGCGGCGCACGCGTGCGCGCGAAGTTGTCGCCGCTGCTGCATTTTTCGCCACTGCCGCAGGTAGACCGCGCCATCTTCATTGCCGCGCCGCATCGCGGTACGCCATTGGCCGAAGGTGGGCTTGGGCGCTTCGTCGGCCGCTTGGTGCGTTTGCCGATCGCCTTGCTGGATCGCTTCGGCGATGTGCTGCAGGACCTGGCCAACAGCGAGCGTGACGGGCAGGGCGGCGGCCCGCGACGCAAAGGCCGGCTGTTGCCGCCGACCAGCATCGACAACCTGCGCGATACCGACCCGTTCGTGCGCGCCAGCATGGACCTGCCGATCTCCCCACAGGTGCATTACCACACCATCGTCGGGCGCGAAAAACCGCAGGTGCCGCTGGCCGATTCCGACGATGGTCTGGTGCCGTATCGCAGCGCACATCTGCAGGGCGCCGAGTCGGAACTGGTAGTGACCTCCTGGCATAGCGTGCAGGAAACGCCGCAGGCGATTCTGGAGATCCGCCGCATCCTGCATGCGCAGCTGCAGGCCGAGGAGGCGGGAAACACGAGTGCGCACGGCGCGCAAGGCGAGATACCGGCTGCACCCTCGGCAACGTTCTGA
- a CDS encoding DUF4105 domain-containing protein: protein MTPATRSRLGRWALRVALVLAALWGGLAIYFAITGNAFVRAAWVGSWCAMALAALWGLRRGRENWALVGIFSAAFAVLAVSWWMMQPSQDRDWADDVAQRLQPEVHGNIVTLRNVRNFDWQSETDYQPRWETRRYDLDRLVSADLALSYWMGPAIAHTLVSFGFDDGSHVVFSLEIRKERGESFSALGGFFRSFEETLVAADERDILRVRTNVRGEDMYLYRLAIPKAGLRRMFMGYVRMANDLNRAPAFYNTLTSNCTTIVFALARQLQPTLPLDHRLLLSGYVDAYAYDHQGLLPGYDFATLKQRGHFTARAIAADTAADFSERIRVGMPQAPAPAAVTSAPR, encoded by the coding sequence ATGACACCGGCCACGCGGTCCCGCCTCGGTCGCTGGGCGCTGCGCGTGGCGCTGGTGCTGGCCGCGCTATGGGGTGGACTTGCGATCTACTTCGCGATCACTGGCAATGCGTTCGTGCGCGCGGCCTGGGTGGGCTCGTGGTGCGCGATGGCGCTGGCGGCATTGTGGGGCCTGCGCCGTGGCCGCGAGAACTGGGCGTTGGTGGGCATCTTCAGTGCGGCGTTTGCGGTGCTGGCGGTGTCGTGGTGGATGATGCAGCCCAGCCAGGACCGCGACTGGGCCGACGATGTCGCCCAGCGGCTGCAGCCCGAAGTGCACGGCAACATCGTGACGCTGCGCAACGTGCGCAATTTCGATTGGCAGAGCGAAACCGACTACCAGCCGCGTTGGGAAACCCGGCGCTACGATCTGGATCGTCTGGTCAGCGCCGATCTGGCGCTGTCGTACTGGATGGGGCCTGCCATTGCGCACACGCTGGTGTCGTTCGGTTTCGACGACGGCTCGCACGTGGTGTTCTCGCTGGAAATTCGCAAGGAACGCGGCGAGTCGTTTTCGGCATTGGGCGGGTTTTTCCGCAGCTTCGAAGAAACCCTGGTGGCCGCCGACGAGCGCGACATTTTGCGCGTGCGCACCAACGTGCGTGGCGAGGACATGTATCTATATCGGCTGGCGATTCCCAAGGCCGGTCTGCGCCGCATGTTCATGGGCTATGTGCGCATGGCCAACGACCTGAATCGCGCCCCGGCGTTCTACAACACGCTCACCAGCAACTGCACCACGATTGTGTTTGCGCTGGCGCGGCAACTGCAGCCGACGCTGCCGCTGGATCATCGCCTGCTGCTGTCCGGCTACGTGGACGCATACGCCTACGATCATCAGGGCCTGCTGCCCGGCTACGATTTTGCCACCTTGAAGCAGCGCGGGCATTTCACCGCACGTGCGATCGCAGCCGATACGGCGGCAGATTTCTCCGAGCGCATCCGTGTCGGCATGCCGCAGGCCCCGGCGCCAGCCGCCGTCACGAGCGCACCCCGGTGA
- a CDS encoding TetR/AcrR family transcriptional regulator: MTTPRPDAALRRRQILDAADEVFSEHGVNAPLELVVERAGLGRATLYRNFPDRLALMTALMTRGLDGLERLAADLGERPDGLAVLLHDVAEHIAQSAPLVDFWRSIERAHPAVEAADRRVVRIFLPFVHRARDAGLCRADVDDEQLLLVIDMLGSCLRGNDESERKRLAHRSADLLMHALGMQVPEGGTR; encoded by the coding sequence ATGACGACTCCCCGCCCTGATGCCGCGCTGCGCCGCCGGCAGATACTCGATGCCGCCGACGAAGTGTTCAGCGAACACGGCGTCAATGCCCCGCTGGAACTGGTGGTGGAACGTGCCGGCCTTGGCCGCGCCACGCTGTACCGGAATTTCCCCGATCGGCTCGCGCTGATGACCGCGTTGATGACCCGTGGCCTGGACGGCCTGGAACGGCTCGCCGCCGATCTGGGCGAGCGCCCGGACGGGCTGGCCGTGCTGCTGCACGACGTGGCCGAGCACATCGCCCAATCCGCACCGCTGGTGGATTTCTGGCGTTCGATCGAACGCGCACACCCGGCCGTGGAAGCGGCCGACCGGCGTGTGGTGCGCATCTTCCTGCCGTTTGTGCATCGTGCCCGCGACGCCGGCCTGTGCCGCGCCGATGTCGACGACGAGCAGCTGCTGCTGGTGATCGACATGCTGGGCAGTTGCCTGCGTGGCAATGACGAATCCGAACGCAAACGGCTTGCCCATCGCTCGGCCGATCTGCTGATGCACGCCTTGGGCATGCAGGTACCGGAAGGCGGCACCAGATGA
- the ppc gene encoding phosphoenolpyruvate carboxylase, translating to MNEYRSSLVFATPDLALRDDVRRLGALVGDLLAEQVSAEFLEEIEHVRTTAIARREGDAPPSTLSEQLTGREPREAESLVRAFSTYFQVVNIAERVHRIRRRREYQRSSTDTPQPDGLHDALRRLKAQGVTLDELSAWLPRIDVEPVFTAHPTEAVRRALLEKEQLMVASLVDNLDGMRTPNERATDAARFRMALTASWQTADSSPVRPTVEDEREHVGFYLTQVLYRVVPVMYETLEHAIEETYGSVPTLPRLLRFGTWVGGDMDGNPNVDATTIAGTLDAQRRAVLDRYQNELWQLASLLSQSTTLVAVSAALTEQLERYRALMPDDAARSRPRHGDMPYRLLNDLMRARLQATLDDAKGAYTAPSELEHDLQLILDSLQANKGLHAGWFAVRRLLWRVRTFGFHLARLDVRQESSVHARAVADALGQADWDDQDAKQRAALLGPYASGEQVLPRVADEGNARLDAVFAALADARSRHGADALGSYIISMAHNRADVLTVLALARRGGLVDDAGAVPLDIVPLFETVDDLRGGTGTVQDLLADPVYRQHLAARGDTQMVMLGYSDSGKDGGITASRWGLQRAQVELLEAAAELGVRLTFFHGRGGSIARGGGKTSRALDAAPRGSVDGRLRVTEQGEVIHRKYGIRALALRSLEQMTGAVLLSSLRPRAPEPREDRWRPVMDLVAEQSTVAYRAFVGAPDFMQYFRRATPIDVIERMTLGSRPSRRLGQDAALSNLRAIPWVFAWSQARAVIPGWYGVGSGLQAAVDAGHEETLREMAQDWPFFRTFLDDVAMVLSKGDLNIAELFSRLSGDLHERFFPGIRDELALTKGWVKALTGQQSLLQHDPRLALSIRLRNPYIDPISVLQVDLLQRWRATDGEDDELLRALVACVNGVSQGVQNTG from the coding sequence ATGAACGAGTACCGCAGCAGTCTTGTGTTCGCTACCCCCGATCTTGCCTTGCGCGACGATGTGCGTCGGCTCGGTGCACTGGTCGGTGATCTGCTCGCCGAGCAGGTCTCTGCGGAATTCCTCGAAGAGATCGAACATGTCCGCACCACGGCGATTGCGCGGCGCGAGGGCGATGCACCGCCGTCCACGCTGAGCGAGCAACTGACCGGGCGCGAGCCGCGCGAAGCCGAGTCGTTGGTGCGCGCCTTCAGCACCTATTTCCAGGTGGTCAACATCGCCGAGCGCGTGCATCGCATCCGCCGCCGCCGCGAGTACCAGCGCAGCAGCACCGACACCCCGCAGCCGGATGGCCTGCACGATGCATTGCGCCGGCTCAAGGCGCAGGGCGTGACACTGGACGAACTCAGTGCGTGGCTGCCGCGCATCGACGTGGAGCCGGTGTTCACCGCGCACCCCACCGAAGCGGTGCGGCGCGCGCTGCTGGAAAAAGAACAGCTGATGGTCGCCAGCCTGGTCGACAACCTCGATGGCATGCGCACGCCCAACGAGCGCGCCACCGATGCGGCGCGCTTCCGCATGGCTTTGACCGCCTCCTGGCAGACCGCCGATTCCTCGCCGGTGCGTCCCACCGTGGAAGACGAGCGCGAGCATGTGGGGTTCTATCTCACCCAGGTGCTGTATCGCGTGGTGCCGGTGATGTACGAAACCCTCGAACACGCCATCGAAGAAACCTACGGCAGCGTGCCGACCCTACCGCGGCTGTTGCGCTTCGGCACCTGGGTGGGTGGCGACATGGACGGCAATCCCAATGTGGATGCCACCACCATCGCCGGCACGCTGGATGCGCAGCGACGCGCGGTGCTGGATCGTTACCAGAACGAGCTGTGGCAACTGGCCAGCCTGCTCAGCCAGTCGACCACGCTGGTGGCGGTGAGCGCGGCATTGACCGAGCAACTGGAGCGCTACCGCGCGTTGATGCCGGATGACGCCGCACGCTCGCGTCCGCGCCATGGCGACATGCCGTATCGCCTGCTCAACGATCTGATGCGCGCGCGTCTGCAGGCCACGCTGGACGATGCCAAGGGCGCCTACACCGCACCGTCCGAGCTGGAACACGATCTGCAGCTGATCCTGGACAGCCTGCAGGCCAACAAGGGGCTGCACGCCGGTTGGTTCGCGGTGCGCCGCCTGTTGTGGCGCGTGCGCACGTTCGGCTTTCATCTGGCCCGTCTGGATGTGCGCCAGGAATCGAGCGTGCATGCGCGCGCGGTAGCCGACGCATTGGGCCAGGCTGATTGGGACGACCAGGACGCCAAGCAGCGCGCCGCATTGCTCGGCCCGTATGCCTCCGGCGAACAGGTGCTGCCGCGCGTGGCCGACGAAGGCAATGCACGACTGGATGCGGTATTCGCCGCGCTCGCCGATGCGCGCAGCCGCCACGGCGCCGATGCGTTGGGCAGCTACATCATCTCGATGGCGCACAACCGCGCCGACGTACTCACCGTGCTCGCGCTGGCGCGACGCGGCGGCCTGGTCGACGACGCTGGCGCAGTGCCGCTGGATATCGTGCCGCTGTTCGAAACCGTGGACGATCTGCGCGGCGGCACCGGCACCGTGCAGGATCTGCTCGCCGACCCGGTCTATCGCCAGCATCTGGCCGCGCGCGGCGACACCCAGATGGTGATGCTGGGGTACTCGGACAGCGGTAAGGACGGTGGCATCACTGCCTCGCGCTGGGGCCTGCAGCGCGCGCAGGTGGAATTGCTTGAAGCCGCGGCCGAGCTGGGCGTGCGACTGACGTTCTTCCACGGCCGTGGCGGCTCGATCGCGCGTGGCGGCGGCAAGACCAGCCGCGCGCTGGATGCCGCACCGCGCGGTAGTGTCGATGGCCGTCTGCGTGTCACCGAACAGGGCGAGGTAATCCATCGCAAGTACGGCATTCGCGCGCTGGCCTTGCGCTCGCTGGAACAGATGACCGGCGCGGTGCTGCTCTCCAGCCTGCGCCCGCGTGCGCCCGAGCCGCGCGAGGATCGCTGGCGGCCGGTGATGGATCTGGTCGCAGAACAAAGCACTGTCGCGTACCGCGCGTTCGTTGGCGCGCCGGATTTCATGCAGTATTTCCGCCGCGCCACGCCGATCGACGTGATCGAACGCATGACCCTGGGCTCGCGCCCGTCGCGCAGGCTCGGCCAGGACGCGGCGTTGTCCAATCTGCGCGCGATTCCATGGGTGTTCGCGTGGAGCCAGGCGCGTGCGGTGATCCCGGGCTGGTATGGCGTGGGTAGTGGCCTGCAGGCGGCAGTGGATGCGGGACATGAAGAGACCTTGCGCGAGATGGCGCAGGACTGGCCGTTCTTCCGCACCTTTCTGGACGACGTGGCGATGGTGCTGTCCAAGGGCGATCTCAACATTGCCGAGCTGTTTTCGCGGCTGTCGGGTGACCTGCACGAGCGGTTCTTCCCGGGCATTCGCGACGAACTGGCGCTGACCAAGGGCTGGGTGAAGGCGTTGACGGGGCAGCAATCGCTGCTGCAGCACGACCCGCGACTGGCCTTGTCGATCCGCCTGCGCAACCCCTACATCGACCCGATCAGCGTGTTGCAGGTGGATCTGCTGCAACGCTGGCGTGCCACCGATGGCGAAGACGACGAGCTGCTGCGCGCACTGGTCGCCTGCGTCAACGGCGTCTCGCAAGGCGTGCAGAACACCGGCTGA
- the ahcY gene encoding adenosylhomocysteinase: MNAVTKIAPHTDYKVADLSLADWGRKELDIAEHEMPGLMSIRRKHAQSKPLKDVRITGSLHMTIQTAVLIETLKDIGANVRWASCNIFSTQDHAAAAIAVTGTPVFAWKGETLEEYWDCTLDALTFTLPDGTQTGPELVVDDGGDVTLLIHKGYELENGSTWVDEPAASHEEGVIKALLKRVAVERPGYWTRVVKDWKGVSEETTTGVHRLYQIAEAGKLLIPAINVNDSVTKSKFDNLYGCRESLADGLKRAMDVMLAGKVAVVCGYGDVGKGSAASLRAYGARVIVTEIDPICALQASMEGFEVNTIESTLGRGDIYVTTTGNKDIITVEHLQAMKDQAIVCNIGHFDNEIQVDALNALKGVEKINIKPQVDKYVFANGNAIFLLADGRLVNLGCATGHPSFVMSNSFANQTLAQIDLWEKRDSYEKKVYILPKHLDEEVARLHLEKIGVKLTTLTKDQADYLGVDVAGPYKPDHYRY, encoded by the coding sequence ATGAACGCTGTCACGAAAATCGCCCCACATACCGACTACAAGGTCGCCGACCTCTCCCTGGCCGATTGGGGCCGCAAGGAGCTGGACATCGCCGAGCACGAGATGCCGGGCCTGATGTCGATCCGCCGCAAGCATGCGCAGAGCAAGCCGCTGAAGGACGTACGCATCACCGGCTCGCTGCACATGACCATCCAGACCGCCGTGCTGATCGAAACGCTCAAGGACATCGGTGCCAACGTGCGCTGGGCCTCGTGCAACATCTTCTCCACCCAGGATCACGCTGCTGCCGCGATCGCGGTCACCGGCACCCCCGTGTTCGCCTGGAAGGGCGAGACGCTGGAAGAGTATTGGGACTGCACCCTGGACGCGCTGACCTTCACCCTGCCCGACGGCACCCAGACCGGCCCGGAGCTGGTGGTGGACGACGGCGGCGACGTCACCCTGCTGATCCACAAGGGCTATGAGCTCGAAAACGGCAGCACCTGGGTCGACGAGCCGGCGGCTTCGCACGAAGAAGGCGTGATCAAGGCGCTGCTCAAGCGCGTAGCCGTCGAGCGTCCGGGGTACTGGACCCGCGTGGTCAAGGACTGGAAGGGCGTCTCCGAAGAGACCACCACCGGCGTGCACCGCCTGTACCAGATCGCCGAAGCCGGCAAGCTGCTGATCCCGGCCATCAACGTCAACGACTCGGTCACCAAGAGCAAGTTCGACAACCTCTACGGCTGCCGCGAGTCGCTGGCCGATGGCCTGAAGCGCGCGATGGACGTGATGCTGGCCGGCAAGGTCGCCGTGGTCTGCGGTTACGGCGACGTCGGCAAGGGCAGTGCCGCCTCGCTGCGCGCTTATGGCGCCCGCGTCATCGTGACCGAGATCGACCCGATCTGCGCATTGCAAGCGTCGATGGAAGGCTTCGAGGTCAACACCATCGAATCCACACTGGGCCGCGGCGACATTTATGTCACCACCACCGGCAACAAGGACATCATCACCGTCGAGCACCTGCAGGCGATGAAGGACCAGGCCATCGTGTGCAACATCGGCCACTTCGACAACGAGATCCAGGTCGATGCGCTGAATGCACTCAAGGGCGTGGAGAAGATCAACATCAAGCCGCAGGTGGACAAGTACGTGTTCGCCAACGGCAACGCGATCTTCCTGCTGGCCGACGGCCGCCTGGTGAACCTGGGCTGCGCCACCGGCCACCCGAGCTTCGTGATGTCCAACTCGTTCGCCAACCAGACCCTGGCGCAGATCGACCTGTGGGAAAAGCGCGACAGCTACGAGAAGAAGGTCTACATCCTGCCCAAGCACCTGGACGAGGAAGTGGCCCGCCTGCACCTGGAAAAGATCGGCGTCAAGCTGACCACCCTGACCAAGGACCAGGCCGATTATCTCGGCGTGGATGTGGCGGGTCCGTACAAGCCGGATCATTACCGCTACTAA